The following coding sequences are from one Eleginops maclovinus isolate JMC-PN-2008 ecotype Puerto Natales chromosome 11, JC_Emac_rtc_rv5, whole genome shotgun sequence window:
- the aff4 gene encoding AF4/FMR2 family member 4 isoform X2, whose translation MASQSGNMNREDRNVLRMKERERRNQEIQQGGGEAFPANSPLFPEPYKVEDKLSSRIQSMLGNYDEMKEPIGDTLPKLGGKPSNSSSSSEEKSGPPLFGGDQRAVGSGGSSSKWTPVGPAAGGSSSQSHKRSALQSGHGSQRGSGSSGSSSSSQRHGGEVREKKSSKHSGGSEHSKSHTSSPAKGSLSSSGNNSSLRGSLSAEQHHSKERYRSKSPRDREANWDSPSRVHTSFPTGQHSSQAFPPSLMSKPGSMLQKPTAYVRPMDGQETAETKSSQAENYSGQSHSSTMGEMKSNSKASLSKLKIPSQPVEGSGDANCVDEILKEMTQSWPPPLTAIHTPCKTEPSKFPFPTKESHSFPSGHKRGSSSKSSSSHQSKACDEQPTMLEDDLKLSSSEDSDVEQDSAKNASRNTSASNNSEGAEQSRDDSSSHSGSESSSGSDSESESSTTDSEAPEPQRPASPEPEQPMANKWQLDNWFKKAKQFSPASPVDNNVPTKCKKEGRDNNSARSYSSQGGGSKDSAAPTPSRDLRAAQKGAEGGRGRQKSPAQSEGGTNARRSMGKKQPKKSEKLPVVEVPKGGLRVESEPAPEIPPNRRIAATKGVRKPTIKKEPKSSPRPTAAAVTTTADKRKAKAPTKTSQKSREFVDTDSSSSDSEGNDSIPSSSQTPKYTESIRTPVCVFSPMEEKELLSPLSDPEERYPARQPQQQVLLVKIDLSLLSRIPGRPYKEPVEIKVERDDSLDRDSKDFSKQSSEKSSSKAKRKHKNDEEGTKPENKRCKLEEKSLSHHKNSSKESKRSSEKKEEPVPSPSMSGLQRTPKAEHPSRKRTVSQSSTSLSSGTGSGKEGSHSTKGNSTSKHRKGEDKGRTRDGKEKSSKSCDNQLAVPPLSTDGSKSQRSKLVFEDRVHSADHYLQEAKKLKHNADALLDRFEKAVYYLDAVVSFVECGNALEKSAQEAKSPFPMYAETVELIKYTMKLKSYLAPDATSADKRLAVLCLRCQSLLYLRLFKLRKDSALKYSKTLTEHLKNSLSNTQAPSPGMGNKAAGMPSPVSPKLSPGTAGSYSSVSSSSSASSSVTIPQRIHQMAASYVQVTSNFLYATEVWDQAEQLSKEQKEFFLELDKVMGPLIFNTSSMTELVRYTRQGLHWLRLDAKLIP comes from the exons ATGGCCTCTCAGTCAGG CAACATGAACCGTGAGGACCGGAATGTGCTCcgaatgaaagaaagagaaaggagaaatcAAGAAAtccagcagggaggaggagaggcctTTCCAGCAAATTCACCTCTCTTTCCCGAACCCTACAAAGTG GAAGATAAACTGTCAAGCCGTATTCAGAGCATGCTGGGCAATTACGACGAGATGAAAGAGCCGATTGGTGACACACTTCCTAAGCTTGGCGGTAAACCTTCTAACAGCTCGTCTTCCTCTGAGGAGAAATCGGGCCCACCTTTGTTTGGGGGGGACCAGCGCGCCGTCGGTAGcggtggcagcagcagcaagtgGACTCCTGTTGGCCCCGCAGCAGGTGGATCTTCATCCCAGTCCCATAAACGCTCAGCACTTCAGAGTGGGCACGGCAGCCAGAGGGGCAGTGGCAgtagcggcagcagcagcagtagccaAAGACACGGAGGGGAGGTGCGGGAAAAGAAGTCGAGTAAACACAGCGGAGGGTCAGAGCACTCAAAGTCACACACATCAAGTCCGGCCAAGGGCTCTCTGAGCTCCTCCGGCAACAACAGCAGCTTGCGGGGCTCCCTGTCCGCCGAGCAGCATCACAGCAAAGAGCGCTACCGCTCCAAGTCCCCGCGAGACCGAGAGGCCAACTGGGACTCTCCCTCACGGGTTCACACCTCCTTCCCCACCGGACAGCACTCGAGTCAGGCCTTTCCCCCGTCTCTCATGTCCAAGCCTGGCTCCATGCTGCAGAAGCCCACAGCGTATGTGCGGCCTATGGACGGCCAGGAAACGGCAGAAACCAAAAGCTCACAGGCAGAAAACTACAGCGGACAGTCGCACAGCAGCACCATGGGAGAGATGAAGTCCAACAGCAAGGCCTCACTTTCCAAACTCAAGATCCCGTCACAACCTGTGGAG GGATCTGGTGACGCCAACTGTGTCGATGAGATTCTGAAG GAAATGACTCAGTCGTGGCCCCCTCCGCTGACAGCCATCCACACCCCCTGCAAAACAGAGCCTTCCAAGTTTCCATTCCCCACCAAG GAATCTCACTCTTTTCCAAGTGGACACA AGCGAGGTAGTTCTTCCAAGAGCTCCAGCAGCCACCAGTCCAAAGCCTGCGATGAGCAGCCCAC GATGCTGGAAGATGACCTGAAGCTCAGCAGCAGTGAAGACAGTGATGTTGAACAGGATTCTGCCAAGAACGCCTCAAGGAACACATCAGCAAG CAATAACAGTGAAGGTGCTGAGCAGTCAAGGGATGACTCGAGCAGCCACAGCGGTTCAGAGAGCAGCTCGGGGTCCGACAGCGAGAGCGAGAGCAGCACGACGGACAGCGAAGCCCCCGAGCCCCAGCGACCCGCCTCTCCTGAG cCTGAACAACCCATGGCCAACAAGTGGCAGCTGGACAACTGGTTCAAGAAGGCCAAGCAGTTCTCCCCGGCCTCTCCCGTGGACAACAATGTTCCAACCAAGTGCAAGAAAGAGGGCCGAGATAACAACTCAGCACGCAGCTACAGCAGCCAGGGAGGGGGTTCAAAAGACTCAGCAGCACCCACCCCTAGCAGGGACCTACGGGCGGCACAGAAGGGTGCAGAGGGTGGCCGTGGGCGTCAAAAATCCCCCGCCCAGAGTGAGGGTGGCACAAATGCACGAAGGAGCATGGGTAAAAAGCAGCCCAAAAAGTCTGAGAAGCTCCCAGTTGTGGAGGTACCCAAGGGCGGTCTGAGGGTGGAGAGTGAGCCGGCGCCCGAGATCCCTCCTAATCGCCGCATAGCTGCTACCAAGGGCGTTCGCAAACCAACCATCAAAAAGGAACCAAAATCGTCCCCAAGGCCCACAGCTGCTGCCGTCACCACGACCGCAGATAAACGCAAAGCCAAGGCGCCAACAAAGACGTCCCAGAAGTCTCGTGAGTTTGTCGATACGGACTCTTCGTCGTCAGACTCCGAGGGGAACGACAGCATCCCGTCCTCGTCTCAGACGCCCAAGTACACAGAGAGTATCAggacccctgtgtgtgtgttttctccaaTGGAGGAAAAAGAGCTGCTGTCACCACTCAGTGACCCTGAGGAGCGCTACCCTGCCAGGCAGCCTCAGCAGCAGGTCTTACTAGTGAAGATAG ATCTCAGCTTGCTATCGAGGATCCCAGGGCGGCCCTACAAGGAGCCTGTGGAGATAAAAGTGGAGAGGGACGACTCTCTAGACAGGGACAGCAAAGACTTCAGCAAACAGAGCTCTGAGAAGAGCTCCAGCAAGGCCAAGAGGAAACACAAG AATGATGAAGAAGGCACCAAGCCAGAGAACAAGAGATGCAAGCTGGAGGAGAAGTCCCTGTCTcatcataaaaacagcagtaaAGA GTCCAAGAGGTCTtcggagaagaaagaggagccAGTCCCCTCTCCCTCCATGTCGGGTCTTCAGCGAACGCCCAAGGCAGAGCACCCGAGTAGAAAGAGGACAGTCAGCCAGTCCTCTACCTCTTTGTCCAGCGGGACAGGTAGTGGAAAGGAGGGAAGCCACAGCACCAAGGGCAACTCCACCTCCAAACACAGAAAAGGAGAGGACAAGGGCCGCACACGCGATGGCAAG gagaaaTCCTCAAAGAGCTGCGATAACCAGCTGGCTGTGCCTCCGCTCTCCACCGACGGCTCCAAGTCTCAGAGATCCAAGCTGGTTTTTGAGGACAG GGTCCATTCGGCTGATCACTACCTACAAGAAGCCAAGAAACTTAAACACAATGCAGATGCACTG TTGGATCGTTTTGAGAAGGCAGTGTACTATCTGGATGCCGTGGTGTCCTTCGTTGAATGTGGTAATGCTCTGGAGAAGAGCGCCCAGGAGGCAAAGTCTCCCTTCCCCATGTATGCTGAAACAGTGGAGCTTATCAA ATACACTATGAAGTTAAAAAGCTACCTGGCCCCAGATGCTACTTCAGCAGACAAAAGGCTAGCTGTGCTTTG CCTACGGTGCCAGTCTCTTCTCTACCTGCGGTTATTCAAGCTGAGGAAGGACAGCGCACTAAAATACTCCAAAACACTCACAGAACACTTAAAg AATTCTCTGAGTAACACCCAGGCTCCCTCTCCTGGAATGGGAAA CAAGGCAGCAGGCATGCCCTCTCCGGTGTCTCCCAAACTGTCGCCAGGCACGGCCGGCAGCTACTCGTcggtcagcagcagcagcagcgccaGCTCGTCAGTGACCATACCTCAGCGTATCCACCAGATGGCTGCCAGCTACGTCCAGGTCACATCCAACTTCCTGTACGCCACAGAGGTCTGGGACCAGGCGGAGCAGCTATCCAAGGAGCAGAAAG AGTTCTTTTTGGAGTTGGACAAGGTGATGGGTCCTCTGATCTTCAACACCAGCAGCATGACAGAACTGGTGCGCTACACGCGGCAGGGCCTCCACTGGCTGCGTCTGGACGCTAAGCTTATTCCTTAG
- the aff4 gene encoding AF4/FMR2 family member 4 isoform X1, with protein sequence MASQSGNMNREDRNVLRMKERERRNQEIQQGGGEAFPANSPLFPEPYKVSSKEDKLSSRIQSMLGNYDEMKEPIGDTLPKLGGKPSNSSSSSEEKSGPPLFGGDQRAVGSGGSSSKWTPVGPAAGGSSSQSHKRSALQSGHGSQRGSGSSGSSSSSQRHGGEVREKKSSKHSGGSEHSKSHTSSPAKGSLSSSGNNSSLRGSLSAEQHHSKERYRSKSPRDREANWDSPSRVHTSFPTGQHSSQAFPPSLMSKPGSMLQKPTAYVRPMDGQETAETKSSQAENYSGQSHSSTMGEMKSNSKASLSKLKIPSQPVEGSGDANCVDEILKEMTQSWPPPLTAIHTPCKTEPSKFPFPTKESHSFPSGHKRGSSSKSSSSHQSKACDEQPTMLEDDLKLSSSEDSDVEQDSAKNASRNTSASNNSEGAEQSRDDSSSHSGSESSSGSDSESESSTTDSEAPEPQRPASPEPEQPMANKWQLDNWFKKAKQFSPASPVDNNVPTKCKKEGRDNNSARSYSSQGGGSKDSAAPTPSRDLRAAQKGAEGGRGRQKSPAQSEGGTNARRSMGKKQPKKSEKLPVVEVPKGGLRVESEPAPEIPPNRRIAATKGVRKPTIKKEPKSSPRPTAAAVTTTADKRKAKAPTKTSQKSREFVDTDSSSSDSEGNDSIPSSSQTPKYTESIRTPVCVFSPMEEKELLSPLSDPEERYPARQPQQQVLLVKIDLSLLSRIPGRPYKEPVEIKVERDDSLDRDSKDFSKQSSEKSSSKAKRKHKNDEEGTKPENKRCKLEEKSLSHHKNSSKESKRSSEKKEEPVPSPSMSGLQRTPKAEHPSRKRTVSQSSTSLSSGTGSGKEGSHSTKGNSTSKHRKGEDKGRTRDGKEKSSKSCDNQLAVPPLSTDGSKSQRSKLVFEDRVHSADHYLQEAKKLKHNADALLDRFEKAVYYLDAVVSFVECGNALEKSAQEAKSPFPMYAETVELIKYTMKLKSYLAPDATSADKRLAVLCLRCQSLLYLRLFKLRKDSALKYSKTLTEHLKNSLSNTQAPSPGMGNKAAGMPSPVSPKLSPGTAGSYSSVSSSSSASSSVTIPQRIHQMAASYVQVTSNFLYATEVWDQAEQLSKEQKEFFLELDKVMGPLIFNTSSMTELVRYTRQGLHWLRLDAKLIP encoded by the exons ATGGCCTCTCAGTCAGG CAACATGAACCGTGAGGACCGGAATGTGCTCcgaatgaaagaaagagaaaggagaaatcAAGAAAtccagcagggaggaggagaggcctTTCCAGCAAATTCACCTCTCTTTCCCGAACCCTACAAAGTG TCCAGCAAGGAAGATAAACTGTCAAGCCGTATTCAGAGCATGCTGGGCAATTACGACGAGATGAAAGAGCCGATTGGTGACACACTTCCTAAGCTTGGCGGTAAACCTTCTAACAGCTCGTCTTCCTCTGAGGAGAAATCGGGCCCACCTTTGTTTGGGGGGGACCAGCGCGCCGTCGGTAGcggtggcagcagcagcaagtgGACTCCTGTTGGCCCCGCAGCAGGTGGATCTTCATCCCAGTCCCATAAACGCTCAGCACTTCAGAGTGGGCACGGCAGCCAGAGGGGCAGTGGCAgtagcggcagcagcagcagtagccaAAGACACGGAGGGGAGGTGCGGGAAAAGAAGTCGAGTAAACACAGCGGAGGGTCAGAGCACTCAAAGTCACACACATCAAGTCCGGCCAAGGGCTCTCTGAGCTCCTCCGGCAACAACAGCAGCTTGCGGGGCTCCCTGTCCGCCGAGCAGCATCACAGCAAAGAGCGCTACCGCTCCAAGTCCCCGCGAGACCGAGAGGCCAACTGGGACTCTCCCTCACGGGTTCACACCTCCTTCCCCACCGGACAGCACTCGAGTCAGGCCTTTCCCCCGTCTCTCATGTCCAAGCCTGGCTCCATGCTGCAGAAGCCCACAGCGTATGTGCGGCCTATGGACGGCCAGGAAACGGCAGAAACCAAAAGCTCACAGGCAGAAAACTACAGCGGACAGTCGCACAGCAGCACCATGGGAGAGATGAAGTCCAACAGCAAGGCCTCACTTTCCAAACTCAAGATCCCGTCACAACCTGTGGAG GGATCTGGTGACGCCAACTGTGTCGATGAGATTCTGAAG GAAATGACTCAGTCGTGGCCCCCTCCGCTGACAGCCATCCACACCCCCTGCAAAACAGAGCCTTCCAAGTTTCCATTCCCCACCAAG GAATCTCACTCTTTTCCAAGTGGACACA AGCGAGGTAGTTCTTCCAAGAGCTCCAGCAGCCACCAGTCCAAAGCCTGCGATGAGCAGCCCAC GATGCTGGAAGATGACCTGAAGCTCAGCAGCAGTGAAGACAGTGATGTTGAACAGGATTCTGCCAAGAACGCCTCAAGGAACACATCAGCAAG CAATAACAGTGAAGGTGCTGAGCAGTCAAGGGATGACTCGAGCAGCCACAGCGGTTCAGAGAGCAGCTCGGGGTCCGACAGCGAGAGCGAGAGCAGCACGACGGACAGCGAAGCCCCCGAGCCCCAGCGACCCGCCTCTCCTGAG cCTGAACAACCCATGGCCAACAAGTGGCAGCTGGACAACTGGTTCAAGAAGGCCAAGCAGTTCTCCCCGGCCTCTCCCGTGGACAACAATGTTCCAACCAAGTGCAAGAAAGAGGGCCGAGATAACAACTCAGCACGCAGCTACAGCAGCCAGGGAGGGGGTTCAAAAGACTCAGCAGCACCCACCCCTAGCAGGGACCTACGGGCGGCACAGAAGGGTGCAGAGGGTGGCCGTGGGCGTCAAAAATCCCCCGCCCAGAGTGAGGGTGGCACAAATGCACGAAGGAGCATGGGTAAAAAGCAGCCCAAAAAGTCTGAGAAGCTCCCAGTTGTGGAGGTACCCAAGGGCGGTCTGAGGGTGGAGAGTGAGCCGGCGCCCGAGATCCCTCCTAATCGCCGCATAGCTGCTACCAAGGGCGTTCGCAAACCAACCATCAAAAAGGAACCAAAATCGTCCCCAAGGCCCACAGCTGCTGCCGTCACCACGACCGCAGATAAACGCAAAGCCAAGGCGCCAACAAAGACGTCCCAGAAGTCTCGTGAGTTTGTCGATACGGACTCTTCGTCGTCAGACTCCGAGGGGAACGACAGCATCCCGTCCTCGTCTCAGACGCCCAAGTACACAGAGAGTATCAggacccctgtgtgtgtgttttctccaaTGGAGGAAAAAGAGCTGCTGTCACCACTCAGTGACCCTGAGGAGCGCTACCCTGCCAGGCAGCCTCAGCAGCAGGTCTTACTAGTGAAGATAG ATCTCAGCTTGCTATCGAGGATCCCAGGGCGGCCCTACAAGGAGCCTGTGGAGATAAAAGTGGAGAGGGACGACTCTCTAGACAGGGACAGCAAAGACTTCAGCAAACAGAGCTCTGAGAAGAGCTCCAGCAAGGCCAAGAGGAAACACAAG AATGATGAAGAAGGCACCAAGCCAGAGAACAAGAGATGCAAGCTGGAGGAGAAGTCCCTGTCTcatcataaaaacagcagtaaAGA GTCCAAGAGGTCTtcggagaagaaagaggagccAGTCCCCTCTCCCTCCATGTCGGGTCTTCAGCGAACGCCCAAGGCAGAGCACCCGAGTAGAAAGAGGACAGTCAGCCAGTCCTCTACCTCTTTGTCCAGCGGGACAGGTAGTGGAAAGGAGGGAAGCCACAGCACCAAGGGCAACTCCACCTCCAAACACAGAAAAGGAGAGGACAAGGGCCGCACACGCGATGGCAAG gagaaaTCCTCAAAGAGCTGCGATAACCAGCTGGCTGTGCCTCCGCTCTCCACCGACGGCTCCAAGTCTCAGAGATCCAAGCTGGTTTTTGAGGACAG GGTCCATTCGGCTGATCACTACCTACAAGAAGCCAAGAAACTTAAACACAATGCAGATGCACTG TTGGATCGTTTTGAGAAGGCAGTGTACTATCTGGATGCCGTGGTGTCCTTCGTTGAATGTGGTAATGCTCTGGAGAAGAGCGCCCAGGAGGCAAAGTCTCCCTTCCCCATGTATGCTGAAACAGTGGAGCTTATCAA ATACACTATGAAGTTAAAAAGCTACCTGGCCCCAGATGCTACTTCAGCAGACAAAAGGCTAGCTGTGCTTTG CCTACGGTGCCAGTCTCTTCTCTACCTGCGGTTATTCAAGCTGAGGAAGGACAGCGCACTAAAATACTCCAAAACACTCACAGAACACTTAAAg AATTCTCTGAGTAACACCCAGGCTCCCTCTCCTGGAATGGGAAA CAAGGCAGCAGGCATGCCCTCTCCGGTGTCTCCCAAACTGTCGCCAGGCACGGCCGGCAGCTACTCGTcggtcagcagcagcagcagcgccaGCTCGTCAGTGACCATACCTCAGCGTATCCACCAGATGGCTGCCAGCTACGTCCAGGTCACATCCAACTTCCTGTACGCCACAGAGGTCTGGGACCAGGCGGAGCAGCTATCCAAGGAGCAGAAAG AGTTCTTTTTGGAGTTGGACAAGGTGATGGGTCCTCTGATCTTCAACACCAGCAGCATGACAGAACTGGTGCGCTACACGCGGCAGGGCCTCCACTGGCTGCGTCTGGACGCTAAGCTTATTCCTTAG
- the aff4 gene encoding AF4/FMR2 family member 4 isoform X3, whose protein sequence is MNREDRNVLRMKERERRNQEIQQGGGEAFPANSPLFPEPYKVSSKEDKLSSRIQSMLGNYDEMKEPIGDTLPKLGGKPSNSSSSSEEKSGPPLFGGDQRAVGSGGSSSKWTPVGPAAGGSSSQSHKRSALQSGHGSQRGSGSSGSSSSSQRHGGEVREKKSSKHSGGSEHSKSHTSSPAKGSLSSSGNNSSLRGSLSAEQHHSKERYRSKSPRDREANWDSPSRVHTSFPTGQHSSQAFPPSLMSKPGSMLQKPTAYVRPMDGQETAETKSSQAENYSGQSHSSTMGEMKSNSKASLSKLKIPSQPVEGSGDANCVDEILKEMTQSWPPPLTAIHTPCKTEPSKFPFPTKESHSFPSGHKRGSSSKSSSSHQSKACDEQPTMLEDDLKLSSSEDSDVEQDSAKNASRNTSASNNSEGAEQSRDDSSSHSGSESSSGSDSESESSTTDSEAPEPQRPASPEPEQPMANKWQLDNWFKKAKQFSPASPVDNNVPTKCKKEGRDNNSARSYSSQGGGSKDSAAPTPSRDLRAAQKGAEGGRGRQKSPAQSEGGTNARRSMGKKQPKKSEKLPVVEVPKGGLRVESEPAPEIPPNRRIAATKGVRKPTIKKEPKSSPRPTAAAVTTTADKRKAKAPTKTSQKSREFVDTDSSSSDSEGNDSIPSSSQTPKYTESIRTPVCVFSPMEEKELLSPLSDPEERYPARQPQQQVLLVKIDLSLLSRIPGRPYKEPVEIKVERDDSLDRDSKDFSKQSSEKSSSKAKRKHKNDEEGTKPENKRCKLEEKSLSHHKNSSKESKRSSEKKEEPVPSPSMSGLQRTPKAEHPSRKRTVSQSSTSLSSGTGSGKEGSHSTKGNSTSKHRKGEDKGRTRDGKEKSSKSCDNQLAVPPLSTDGSKSQRSKLVFEDRVHSADHYLQEAKKLKHNADALLDRFEKAVYYLDAVVSFVECGNALEKSAQEAKSPFPMYAETVELIKYTMKLKSYLAPDATSADKRLAVLCLRCQSLLYLRLFKLRKDSALKYSKTLTEHLKNSLSNTQAPSPGMGNKAAGMPSPVSPKLSPGTAGSYSSVSSSSSASSSVTIPQRIHQMAASYVQVTSNFLYATEVWDQAEQLSKEQKEFFLELDKVMGPLIFNTSSMTELVRYTRQGLHWLRLDAKLIP, encoded by the exons ATGAACCGTGAGGACCGGAATGTGCTCcgaatgaaagaaagagaaaggagaaatcAAGAAAtccagcagggaggaggagaggcctTTCCAGCAAATTCACCTCTCTTTCCCGAACCCTACAAAGTG TCCAGCAAGGAAGATAAACTGTCAAGCCGTATTCAGAGCATGCTGGGCAATTACGACGAGATGAAAGAGCCGATTGGTGACACACTTCCTAAGCTTGGCGGTAAACCTTCTAACAGCTCGTCTTCCTCTGAGGAGAAATCGGGCCCACCTTTGTTTGGGGGGGACCAGCGCGCCGTCGGTAGcggtggcagcagcagcaagtgGACTCCTGTTGGCCCCGCAGCAGGTGGATCTTCATCCCAGTCCCATAAACGCTCAGCACTTCAGAGTGGGCACGGCAGCCAGAGGGGCAGTGGCAgtagcggcagcagcagcagtagccaAAGACACGGAGGGGAGGTGCGGGAAAAGAAGTCGAGTAAACACAGCGGAGGGTCAGAGCACTCAAAGTCACACACATCAAGTCCGGCCAAGGGCTCTCTGAGCTCCTCCGGCAACAACAGCAGCTTGCGGGGCTCCCTGTCCGCCGAGCAGCATCACAGCAAAGAGCGCTACCGCTCCAAGTCCCCGCGAGACCGAGAGGCCAACTGGGACTCTCCCTCACGGGTTCACACCTCCTTCCCCACCGGACAGCACTCGAGTCAGGCCTTTCCCCCGTCTCTCATGTCCAAGCCTGGCTCCATGCTGCAGAAGCCCACAGCGTATGTGCGGCCTATGGACGGCCAGGAAACGGCAGAAACCAAAAGCTCACAGGCAGAAAACTACAGCGGACAGTCGCACAGCAGCACCATGGGAGAGATGAAGTCCAACAGCAAGGCCTCACTTTCCAAACTCAAGATCCCGTCACAACCTGTGGAG GGATCTGGTGACGCCAACTGTGTCGATGAGATTCTGAAG GAAATGACTCAGTCGTGGCCCCCTCCGCTGACAGCCATCCACACCCCCTGCAAAACAGAGCCTTCCAAGTTTCCATTCCCCACCAAG GAATCTCACTCTTTTCCAAGTGGACACA AGCGAGGTAGTTCTTCCAAGAGCTCCAGCAGCCACCAGTCCAAAGCCTGCGATGAGCAGCCCAC GATGCTGGAAGATGACCTGAAGCTCAGCAGCAGTGAAGACAGTGATGTTGAACAGGATTCTGCCAAGAACGCCTCAAGGAACACATCAGCAAG CAATAACAGTGAAGGTGCTGAGCAGTCAAGGGATGACTCGAGCAGCCACAGCGGTTCAGAGAGCAGCTCGGGGTCCGACAGCGAGAGCGAGAGCAGCACGACGGACAGCGAAGCCCCCGAGCCCCAGCGACCCGCCTCTCCTGAG cCTGAACAACCCATGGCCAACAAGTGGCAGCTGGACAACTGGTTCAAGAAGGCCAAGCAGTTCTCCCCGGCCTCTCCCGTGGACAACAATGTTCCAACCAAGTGCAAGAAAGAGGGCCGAGATAACAACTCAGCACGCAGCTACAGCAGCCAGGGAGGGGGTTCAAAAGACTCAGCAGCACCCACCCCTAGCAGGGACCTACGGGCGGCACAGAAGGGTGCAGAGGGTGGCCGTGGGCGTCAAAAATCCCCCGCCCAGAGTGAGGGTGGCACAAATGCACGAAGGAGCATGGGTAAAAAGCAGCCCAAAAAGTCTGAGAAGCTCCCAGTTGTGGAGGTACCCAAGGGCGGTCTGAGGGTGGAGAGTGAGCCGGCGCCCGAGATCCCTCCTAATCGCCGCATAGCTGCTACCAAGGGCGTTCGCAAACCAACCATCAAAAAGGAACCAAAATCGTCCCCAAGGCCCACAGCTGCTGCCGTCACCACGACCGCAGATAAACGCAAAGCCAAGGCGCCAACAAAGACGTCCCAGAAGTCTCGTGAGTTTGTCGATACGGACTCTTCGTCGTCAGACTCCGAGGGGAACGACAGCATCCCGTCCTCGTCTCAGACGCCCAAGTACACAGAGAGTATCAggacccctgtgtgtgtgttttctccaaTGGAGGAAAAAGAGCTGCTGTCACCACTCAGTGACCCTGAGGAGCGCTACCCTGCCAGGCAGCCTCAGCAGCAGGTCTTACTAGTGAAGATAG ATCTCAGCTTGCTATCGAGGATCCCAGGGCGGCCCTACAAGGAGCCTGTGGAGATAAAAGTGGAGAGGGACGACTCTCTAGACAGGGACAGCAAAGACTTCAGCAAACAGAGCTCTGAGAAGAGCTCCAGCAAGGCCAAGAGGAAACACAAG AATGATGAAGAAGGCACCAAGCCAGAGAACAAGAGATGCAAGCTGGAGGAGAAGTCCCTGTCTcatcataaaaacagcagtaaAGA GTCCAAGAGGTCTtcggagaagaaagaggagccAGTCCCCTCTCCCTCCATGTCGGGTCTTCAGCGAACGCCCAAGGCAGAGCACCCGAGTAGAAAGAGGACAGTCAGCCAGTCCTCTACCTCTTTGTCCAGCGGGACAGGTAGTGGAAAGGAGGGAAGCCACAGCACCAAGGGCAACTCCACCTCCAAACACAGAAAAGGAGAGGACAAGGGCCGCACACGCGATGGCAAG gagaaaTCCTCAAAGAGCTGCGATAACCAGCTGGCTGTGCCTCCGCTCTCCACCGACGGCTCCAAGTCTCAGAGATCCAAGCTGGTTTTTGAGGACAG GGTCCATTCGGCTGATCACTACCTACAAGAAGCCAAGAAACTTAAACACAATGCAGATGCACTG TTGGATCGTTTTGAGAAGGCAGTGTACTATCTGGATGCCGTGGTGTCCTTCGTTGAATGTGGTAATGCTCTGGAGAAGAGCGCCCAGGAGGCAAAGTCTCCCTTCCCCATGTATGCTGAAACAGTGGAGCTTATCAA ATACACTATGAAGTTAAAAAGCTACCTGGCCCCAGATGCTACTTCAGCAGACAAAAGGCTAGCTGTGCTTTG CCTACGGTGCCAGTCTCTTCTCTACCTGCGGTTATTCAAGCTGAGGAAGGACAGCGCACTAAAATACTCCAAAACACTCACAGAACACTTAAAg AATTCTCTGAGTAACACCCAGGCTCCCTCTCCTGGAATGGGAAA CAAGGCAGCAGGCATGCCCTCTCCGGTGTCTCCCAAACTGTCGCCAGGCACGGCCGGCAGCTACTCGTcggtcagcagcagcagcagcgccaGCTCGTCAGTGACCATACCTCAGCGTATCCACCAGATGGCTGCCAGCTACGTCCAGGTCACATCCAACTTCCTGTACGCCACAGAGGTCTGGGACCAGGCGGAGCAGCTATCCAAGGAGCAGAAAG AGTTCTTTTTGGAGTTGGACAAGGTGATGGGTCCTCTGATCTTCAACACCAGCAGCATGACAGAACTGGTGCGCTACACGCGGCAGGGCCTCCACTGGCTGCGTCTGGACGCTAAGCTTATTCCTTAG